The following is a genomic window from Spirosoma foliorum.
ATCAATTTATCCGTTAAACTAACCAAGTTATGTATTCTGGACTAGTACATGCCCACTCAGGGCTTCGCTGGGTAGCTCTTATTTTGTTGATCGTTGCCGTTATCACTGCTATTGGCAAATGGCAAGGGCGTAGCGGCTATACAGATGGAAACCGTAAGCTATATCTGTTCACGTTAATCTCCGTACACACACAATTGCTGCTGGGTCTGGTTTTGTTATTCATCAGTCCTAAAGTTGATTTCAGCATGATGAGCGAGAAATT
Proteins encoded in this region:
- a CDS encoding cytochrome B codes for the protein MYSGLVHAHSGLRWVALILLIVAVITAIGKWQGRSGYTDGNRKLYLFTLISVHTQLLLGLVLLFISPKVDFSMMSEKLYRFYSVEHTTGMLIAIALITVGYSRSKRASDATTKQRLIGIFYGIGLLLILASIPWPFRIIGANWF